The genomic region AGAAAATTCTCCCATTCTTCATTTTCACATCTATCTCTACTCATCTTAGCTTAGTAGAAGCAGACTTGACTCCCATCTGTCAGGTATGCATCGACTCCCGATACTTCTATACTACCTCCGTCCTTCGGATATGCATATGAAACGAAGCCAGTCGTCTTCCTACCTCTCCCTTCTGAGGACATGTAACCCGGGGATCTCTCCATAGAATAGGAAACCGACGCTTTCGGCATTATCTTGTTTTCTGGTACCACGGAATCTATCTCTTCGACGTCCTCTAAGGGCTCTACTTCGGATACAGTCGGGTTCTCGATCTCTGCTAGACACTCAGTTTTACCGAGAGAGGGAGTGTAGACAGGCTGTGTGACTCCATCTTCTACTCCAAGTCTGTCTTTGAGCTCTTCTCGGATTTCTTCTTGGTCATCGTCTAATACTACATGGATCCTGTACTTGGGATCACGAATGTACTCGAACGACCGTCGTTTGCGTTCCTCTTCTGTCTTTATGACTGTTTTACCGCTGACGTTCTCAGCAGTAGTTATATCACCGCTTGCTGTTGGCAGGGTAAGCATCGGAACCTGCATAGTCCTTACCTCGGAGAGGAGTTCGACGGACATAGCGGAGTTCTCTGGGGAGAACACCTCGTAGTAGGAGTCACGCGGGAGACCCAGCATCGCGGCTATCAGACCCGCGGCAGTCGTCCGAGGTATGACTCTATAGGTCTGCTTGTCGTTCGTTGTGTCTATCCGCCGAAAGTGAGCCCAGTTACCTGATACGGTAAACGAGATGCACTCTCGGTCTTCGACATCCAGGTCTGTCATTTAGTTTCACCGTGGTAGATTACGAATCACCATACGGTTCTACTATATCCACACTTTCCTCACCAACTGTATCTTTCAGTTCTTCGTAGAACCCTTCGTTATCTACTTCCTCACCGTCTATGTCGAAGGTCACGTACTTGTCTACGCAAACGTGAACCTCGTCTAAGTGGTCTTTGTCCTCTTCGAGCTCCTCGAAGAGATCGTCTACATTTAGCGTGACGTCTGTTATATTGCGGTACTCTGACCCGTCTGTTTCTCCTTCGTCATTTCTCTTAACGCCGTCGTCAAGACGTCCCGGGTGATAGTCGTCTGTCTCGTATTCAGCCCTAAGATAGAGACGAGGCTGATGCCCCATCTTAGACCGAGTCAGAGTCTGGTTTGCTATAGACCTCCAGATCACCGAGTCGAGCCTCTCTACGTCTTCTGATGTGAGCTTTGTATCCTCCGCAGCGTTCTCATTGACCACTCCGTGGAACTTAATGAGAGCGTACTCGAGGCGGTTATCTGTCGCAAAAGTACCTTGCTCGGCTTCCTCTCCCGTAGAGACTACAGTCGAAAGCTGTTTTGTCTCCGTCTTCGGGGATACAGTATGCATACTACGACCGTGTTCGAACTGAACTGATCCGATGAACTGACCGGGGAAATCGTCTCCGAGCTTGTCTTGGAAGTCACTGGAGAACGAACAGGTAGCTCCGAAGTACCTGACATCCGCCGCATTATTTAGGAATGCCTCGGCTGCGTCTTCTGCGGACATCTCTTCAACATCCTCGTCATCTGTATCAGTAACTCTCTTGAAGAGACCCTCTCTCTCAGGAACGTCTTCACCAGGGGACTTCGACGGATTTCTTATGTATATCCCATGTCCATCGTCATCGAGTTGATCACGGATGAAGCGTTTTAGACGTACGTCCGTGACTACTGCTTCCCCAGTCATCTCGTCTATGCGGGGTTTATCATTCGCCGATAGCGGGTTTCCATTCGGGTTGCAGTCCTCTGCGTCGTACAAAAAAACGATCTCTGAGCGATTCTCTATTGTCATTTTTATTCTTCCTCCTCGTTGTTGTCGTTGTCGTTATCTTGTAGCGAAGTATCTTGATTTCCGTAGGTTATACCAAGCGCGTAGAGCCACTGAAGCTCGTTCTGTGAGAAGTTCCAGCTACTCGGGTCTTCGGAGAGCATCAGATCCGGTAGAGGGTTCGTATACCTCGCATTCATGCCGGACGACGTTTGCTCGTCAGCTTCGATATACGTGTTATTCATCTGGATGACTTCGTTTGTTACCTCCTTGATAGACTGTTTGGTTAGGTAGTCTATCGGGTACCGACGTACCAACGTCGAAGAGACATTGTTTTTACGCTGATATGCGCTTATCCTGCCTACTAATCCTCCGAGTAGGAAGACTGCCTGCTTCCGGTTGTCATCTAATACCGGGTGGTTAGCGATGAAATCGTCTAAACGTTCAGCGCGTGATTCGTACTCTCTATCTTGAGGGACTATATCCTCGGTTTCTTGCTGTGACACGTTTTCTACCTCCAGTTTTTTCGGTCTGTTATCTTCCATAACTCCGCTTCTTTCGAGAGCACGGAGTTGAGTGTACTGTTCTATCACTGCCCACAATGGGATGTTCCGACGAGAGTCATCACCGAACGACGACCTCTGTATCTGTACTATACGGTTGAGATACTCCTCGAAGAGCTCATCGTAGGAGATCGTCTCGCCGGTTAGAAAGCTACGTAGTCTGCGGGCTCTAATATCGTCTATATCACCTGCTTTCGGCTGACCCGATGCTTCCTCACTGTTTAATGTCGGCTCTGTAGTTTGGTCGAAGTAAGTCCCGAAAAGGGCTAACCTCCGCAAGGTACCTTCCCTGTTGAGGAGAGAGGAACTCGATTCCTCAACGATATTACTGAATATCCCCTCTCTGCCGAACTCGTCTTCGTTTAAGACGCTAAGGTGGGCGTCTTCGAGTTCACCTGGTCGGTACGTGGCTTCGGGAGACATAGACTCGAAGTATATCCTGTTCGGATTTCCCGAGACATAGAACACAGTAGCGAAACGCACGTCCTCGTAGGCTTCGGCTGAACTACCCCATTCATCACCTGTTTCTGAGCTTTGAGTAGCAACGTCTATATCCCGGTACAGATCTTCGACCCTCTCCTCGAACTCCTCCTCATCAGCTTCCCGAAGTTCGTTGAAAACATTCTCTACGAACCAGTCTACTGTTTCGGGGGTCGTATTTTCCGGGTGGCTTGATAGATATGGGAGTATGTATAGCCGACGTCCTTCCCCTAGGGCTCTATAGAATTCATCAAACAGACTAGTAGCCGTCGCTATATCCGCGGCGGTCTCATGGGTTATAGGTCTACTACGCCAAGCAGAGGCTCCATCAGCGGGTACATCAGGGAAATGCTCCCGCTGCTTCTTTCCATACATACTCAGCAATCCCGTCGAGCCACCCGTGACATCCTTTTCCTCTCCTGTGACGTATCCGACACCTTCTCCTTTAGCGTCTTCAACAGACGTGTTCTCGAGGCGTTCGGCTTTCTGCTTGACCATCACTTCATTCAAGGCGGGGATCTCTCCCGGGTATTTGTACTCGTCGCTATCTGGTAGTTTTACTCTTACCGTTACGAAGACCTCGTGTTCCTCGTCTTCCTCGTCAGTGTCGAGGGGGAACTCATCGACCAGTCGACTCATCTTCTCTTCGTCTTCCCCGAGTTTGGATAGGGCTTCAACCACCCAAGCATCTTCGACCGAGTCTTCTTCTATTACTTCTTCGGCTGCCTCACTCTGTGCCCATCCTGTAAAGCGGTCTTGGATGTTATTGGTTCCCCAGGCATCGTCTCTTCTTCCGGAGAGGTGGTAGGGAGATGCTGATTTGTGAGTGGTGATCGAGTAGTCCGTCATACTACTCGTCTTATTTGCTGGGTACGAGTGACCAAGCTTGAACCGACTCGACTCATCGATAGTCCGTAGCTCGACTGGATTTTCGTTATCGAGCTTAGGATTATCCGGATCACTCAGATCCACGTTTGCGGCGAGTACGTTGTCATCCTCTCCGTACAGGTCGCTCTTCTCCATCGGCGTCAGGAAGCTGAGGTACTTCGGATCGAGATCGAAGTCCAAGTCTCCTGAGGTCACCGTATGGTACCAGTCCATAGCCGCGTATTGTACGGCTACATCGTAGAGAGACGCGACGCGACGCGAAGGAAGCCTACCGAGTACCTCTAACGCCGGGCTGTCTTCTTCCTCGTCTTGGTTTTGGTCTCCGTCTCTGTTTTCAGTCTCTACACTCATGGATTTCTTATATTACAGAACCCCAGTCCGTATCCGTTTCTTCCGCCTATTCCTGTGTCGAGAGCCAGGTTCAGATGCCTACGGTGATCCTCGTTACTCACCTCGTACTCAAACCTCCATTTGCTGAGTATGACGTCTATGGTTTTTCCTGTCGTTACTGTCAGAGGAAGTGAATACGTCTTTATGAGTTCGTAGCTCTCGAAGAGCTGTTCGTCTGTCTCTGTCACTCCGGGTAGATAGTCAGAGGCGAACAGGTCATGTTTGTGTTGTAGGTTGTCTTGTATTGCGTCCTTGAACGGTTTGATACCGTGTTCTTTTCGCCAGTATGTAGGAGTGTCACCGTGGTTCTCGTCTGTTTCTATTCCGTACTCCTCACGGTGTTTTTCGTATAGTCGGACGACCGTACCGGTTGCAGTCTCTATAACTCCCTCAGACCCTGGCTCACCTACATCAACCTCAAGAGCGGATAGATCTGTGACCTTGAAGGACATCTCGCCGATGTTGAACTCGGGGTTTTTCTGAACGTCTTCAGCGA from Candidatus Afararchaeum irisae harbors:
- the cas5b gene encoding type I-B CRISPR-associated protein Cas5b translates to MTDLDVEDRECISFTVSGNWAHFRRIDTTNDKQTYRVIPRTTAAGLIAAMLGLPRDSYYEVFSPENSAMSVELLSEVRTMQVPMLTLPTASGDITTAENVSGKTVIKTEEERKRRSFEYIRDPKYRIHVVLDDDQEEIREELKDRLGVEDGVTQPVYTPSLGKTECLAEIENPTVSEVEPLEDVEEIDSVVPENKIMPKASVSYSMERSPGYMSSEGRGRKTTGFVSYAYPKDGGSIEVSGVDAYLTDGSQVCFY
- the cas7b gene encoding type I-B CRISPR-associated protein Cas7/Csh2, encoding MTIENRSEIVFLYDAEDCNPNGNPLSANDKPRIDEMTGEAVVTDVRLKRFIRDQLDDDGHGIYIRNPSKSPGEDVPEREGLFKRVTDTDDEDVEEMSAEDAAEAFLNNAADVRYFGATCSFSSDFQDKLGDDFPGQFIGSVQFEHGRSMHTVSPKTETKQLSTVVSTGEEAEQGTFATDNRLEYALIKFHGVVNENAAEDTKLTSEDVERLDSVIWRSIANQTLTRSKMGHQPRLYLRAEYETDDYHPGRLDDGVKRNDEGETDGSEYRNITDVTLNVDDLFEELEEDKDHLDEVHVCVDKYVTFDIDGEEVDNEGFYEELKDTVGEESVDIVEPYGDS
- a CDS encoding TM1802 family CRISPR-associated protein is translated as MSVETENRDGDQNQDEEEDSPALEVLGRLPSRRVASLYDVAVQYAAMDWYHTVTSGDLDFDLDPKYLSFLTPMEKSDLYGEDDNVLAANVDLSDPDNPKLDNENPVELRTIDESSRFKLGHSYPANKTSSMTDYSITTHKSASPYHLSGRRDDAWGTNNIQDRFTGWAQSEAAEEVIEEDSVEDAWVVEALSKLGEDEEKMSRLVDEFPLDTDEEDEEHEVFVTVRVKLPDSDEYKYPGEIPALNEVMVKQKAERLENTSVEDAKGEGVGYVTGEEKDVTGGSTGLLSMYGKKQREHFPDVPADGASAWRSRPITHETAADIATATSLFDEFYRALGEGRRLYILPYLSSHPENTTPETVDWFVENVFNELREADEEEFEERVEDLYRDIDVATQSSETGDEWGSSAEAYEDVRFATVFYVSGNPNRIYFESMSPEATYRPGELEDAHLSVLNEDEFGREGIFSNIVEESSSSLLNREGTLRRLALFGTYFDQTTEPTLNSEEASGQPKAGDIDDIRARRLRSFLTGETISYDELFEEYLNRIVQIQRSSFGDDSRRNIPLWAVIEQYTQLRALERSGVMEDNRPKKLEVENVSQQETEDIVPQDREYESRAERLDDFIANHPVLDDNRKQAVFLLGGLVGRISAYQRKNNVSSTLVRRYPIDYLTKQSIKEVTNEVIQMNNTYIEADEQTSSGMNARYTNPLPDLMLSEDPSSWNFSQNELQWLYALGITYGNQDTSLQDNDNDNNEEEE
- the cas6 gene encoding CRISPR-associated endoribonuclease Cas6, which codes for MRLLLNIESQSNSVYDTTYHNKLRGRIWQALRNTPFDSRHDTNDPAGITFSNIFPWGDLDEGEERQLLVSSPEEESLTYIAEDVQKNPEFNIGEMSFKVTDLSALEVDVGEPGSEGVIETATGTVVRLYEKHREEYGIETDENHGDTPTYWRKEHGIKPFKDAIQDNLQHKHDLFASDYLPGVTETDEQLFESYELIKTYSLPLTVTTGKTIDVILSKWRFEYEVSNEDHRRHLNLALDTGIGGRNGYGLGFCNIRNP